In Streptomyces sp. NBC_00683, the DNA window CCAGAGGGCGATGGCGAAGCCGAGCGAGATGACATCGGGGCGCGCACCGGTCGTCACGTCGTCCATGAGCGGCCTGGCGATGTCCTTCACGCCCCGCTCGGACAGCACCGTCTGCACCGCACCGAGGATGTTGCGCTCGATGGAGGCGACCGTGGTGGTGGCGGTCCAGTCGTCGACGTAGCCGAGCAGGCCGATCAGCCCGAGCAGCAGCGGCGGCAGTGACAGCAGGGTGAAGAACGCCGCCTCGGCCGCGAGACCGAGGATGCGGTATTCCATGCACGAGTTGACCGTGTCCTTGAGCAACTGCCACGCCATCTGCCGCTTGGATACGTTGCGGTAGAGGACTCGAGCCCGGTGGAGCCGACCCGGTGGCCGCTCGGGTGTTTCTTTTGCTGCCTGCACGTCCTTACCGTATCGGCATGGCAGCAAGCACCCACACAGTGACCAACCAGGTCCCGCCGCTGGTCGGCTATGACGTCTTCGCCACCGACCGCGCCCTCACCGAAGCGGTCGGGAGACACATCGCGCCCGAGATCCTCCCCGAGGCGCAGAGGGAACTCGGGGCGCTCGGTCTGTCCGCCGGCTCCGTCCAGGCTCAGCTGTGGGGTGCTCAGGCGAACGAGAATCCGCCCGGACTGCATACGCACGACCGCTACGGACACCGCGTCGACGAAGTGGAGTTCCATCCGGCCTGGCACCGGCTGCTGGGGCATGCGGTCTCGGCCGGTCTGACCGACGCCTGGGGCCGCCCGGCCGGACATGTGCGGCGGGCGGCCGGGTTCCTGGTGTGGACACAGGCCGAGGCCGGCCACGGCTGCCCGCTGTCGATGACGCACGCCGCCGTCCCCGCGCTGCGGACCGATCCCGCGCTGGCAGGCGAGTGGGAGCCCCTGCTGACCTCGCACGTGTACGAGGAGGGGCTGCGGCCCCCGTCGCAGAAGGCCGGTGTGCTCTTCGGGATGGGCATGACGGAGAAGCAGGGCGGCACCGATGTGCGCTCCAACACGACCCGCGCCGAGCCGCTGGCCGGCGACGGCGAGTATCTGCTCACCGGCCACAAGTGGTTCTGCTCGGCACCGATGTCCGACGGCTTCCTGGTGCTGGCGCAGGCGCCGGGCGGGCTGAGCTGCTTCCTCGTGCCACGCGTCCTGCCGGACGGAGCCCGCAACGCGTTCGCGATCCAGCGCCTCAAGGACAAGCTGGGCAACAGGTCCAACGCCTCCGCCGAGGTCGAGTTCGACGGGACCTGGGCTCGCCTGGTCGGCGAGGAGGGGCGCGGGGTGCGCACCATCATCGAGATGGTGGCGGCGACCCGGCTGGACTGCGTGGTCGGTTCGTCGGCGCTCATGCGGCAGGCGGTGGCGCAGGCGATCCATCACACCGCGTACCGCAGCGCGTTCGGCGGCCTGCTGATCGAGAAGCCGCTGATGCGCAACGTCCTGGCCGATCTGGCGCTGGAGTCGGAGGCGGCCACGACGCTGGCGCTGCGGCTGGCCGCCGCGTACGACGCGGACACGGACGCGGAGCGCGCCTTCCTGCGGATCGCGGTGCCGACCGCCAAGTACTGGGTGACGAAGCGGTGCAGCGCGGTGGTCGGCGAGGCCCTGGAGTGCCTCGGCGGAAACGGGTACGTGGAGGAGTCCGGGATGCCCCGGCTGCTGCGCGAGGCGCCGCTCAACTCGATCTGGGAGGGCTCGGGCAACGTGCAGGCGCTCGATGTGCTGCGCGCGCTCCAGCGCGAGCCGCAGGCGCTCAACGCGTTCCTGCTGGAGGTCGGAAAGGCGCGCGGCGCCGATCACCGGCTCGATGCCGCGATCAAGGACCTGCTGAC includes these proteins:
- a CDS encoding acyl-CoA dehydrogenase family protein: MAASTHTVTNQVPPLVGYDVFATDRALTEAVGRHIAPEILPEAQRELGALGLSAGSVQAQLWGAQANENPPGLHTHDRYGHRVDEVEFHPAWHRLLGHAVSAGLTDAWGRPAGHVRRAAGFLVWTQAEAGHGCPLSMTHAAVPALRTDPALAGEWEPLLTSHVYEEGLRPPSQKAGVLFGMGMTEKQGGTDVRSNTTRAEPLAGDGEYLLTGHKWFCSAPMSDGFLVLAQAPGGLSCFLVPRVLPDGARNAFAIQRLKDKLGNRSNASAEVEFDGTWARLVGEEGRGVRTIIEMVAATRLDCVVGSSALMRQAVAQAIHHTAYRSAFGGLLIEKPLMRNVLADLALESEAATTLALRLAAAYDADTDAERAFLRIAVPTAKYWVTKRCSAVVGEALECLGGNGYVEESGMPRLLREAPLNSIWEGSGNVQALDVLRALQREPQALNAFLLEVGKARGADHRLDAAIKDLLTELADLDAVEARARRLVERMALVLQGSLLLRWAPPEVADAFCASRLGGDWGSAFGTLPHSLDLASIVERARAQDR